The DNA window CATACCCGAGCTTAGTGTTGCTTCAACAGTTCCAATACAAGCATCTTGATAACGCTTGTATCTAGAATCTAAAAGGGCTATCCTGGAAACAACAGGTTTCCCTGAAGTTCCATGATAATTAAGCGCCAAACGAACTGCTCCAAAATGAATATGAGAATATCCATGTTGACACCATTCTTGAAGAAAATGAGACGGAATTTCCAACGTAACAAACTGTTCTTCTTGTCCTCCATAAATAAGATGTTTATCAAATTTAGAGGACTGGACATATTCTTTGACAGCTTTTCTTCTGGTAGTAATAAGAGACTTAATACTTTTTATAGGAGAGAATGAAGGTTTTTGATAGGTAGAATATGGATTTACAAGAGGAAGATTAGTAGCTTGTACTTTCTTTTCTTCAGTAAAATATTCTACTTCATAGAGAGAAGAAATCTTTCGAGCAGAGTGAGAGCAAAATGGGGATTCTGGTAATGAGAGAAGTGCTTTTGTGGTGGATAATCTAGAGGATTCCATGATTCTAAATTCTCTTCTTACTAGATCGTAGTCTTTCTAATGAAAGAAAATTTGGAGTTactggctctgataccaagaAAGGTAGAAGAGTAAGAAGCAAAAGATCAGCAATTAACGATTTATAACAGCAGGTATGCTATGCCAAAACACAAGCTTTTCATCTCTTTTTTTGCCATCAACAAGGCACTGCCTTTTAGCCGTTAATCATCTTTAATCACTAAGCTCCTTCTTCAAACTCAACTGAACTTAATAGTATcttttatcatgtttaatttcTAATGTGCAGGATCCATAAGTATGGCAAGCACAGAGCATACTTTTAAACTCATGAGAGATTTTCTTTCATAGAAATTCTATTTTCAAGTAAGAAGAGATGAGAGAGGTTTAGAAAGCCATAGATTTATAAAACTCGTCTAGATTTTTTCCATTTCTTGATTCAGATTTCCTGAAAAAATGCAACAAGTTTTTCCATTTAAATAGAGTTGTCAGCTGACAGCTCTGCACTGATGTGACCCGTCGGTCATACGCCCACCaatccttatttatttattttttcttaatttttcattACATAATCACTAACATCTTCTTATTAATTCAGCTCTTATTAATACatcaattttttcaattaaattttcatttttttctattttcaaatattattttttcctcatttttgaaaatttatttatttaattcggATTTATTTTAGTAAACTCcaataatatattttgtatactatttttccctctttttttactatttttcattGGATTAAATGAAATCTTACATCTTTTTTaagcaaaaaaataattataaaagcaaacatatttttattcatatatcagattatatgaaataataaatttatttttctcatcatctaaaCATTTTTCCTTCCACTAATCGtattttatatacataattaACAGATTAAATATTGCTTAACacaataacatttcaaatattaccataataataaaatttcaattgaaATCATCACATTATAGAGTTGATAATCTAGTAAATTGTAGAGTTGGTAATCTAGTAAAATCAATATTTTGCCAGATTCTATCAACTTCTGCTTGAATCAGGTCGACCGGGAACCTTACGATATTCATCTTTGGTTGCTCTTGGGGTACGACATTCCGCCGGCATTTCTCCCGCCTGAGAGCACTTCTCACATAGACGCTTCTACCATGACAACGTAACCAATTTGCGATCATAACCTTGTAACCATTGCTAACATGAACTCTTAATCGCGTAACCACTACCAACTAAAAGCCTCATCTCCTTTCGTGTTAAATGGGGTATTTCAATAGGGGATGGACTATTAACCACGTAACCACTACCAACAAAAACTTTTAACCGCGTAACTACTACcctaaaaatgacatattttatgTGTCATTTATATATAATGGTCATGAGGAAACAATTTTTTCGTTAAAGAACACCATAATAAAAATTTCTCTCATTCCTTTAacataacatttttttttctttcagcataaaaaaattattacgaCCTCTATTTGTATTAAGTTGAGGCTAGGGGTATATATAATTGGTGGTGTCACCACATTTATAGTAGGAACCAAGGGAAAATTTTTTAAGCTATTTTGGAAACAACTATGAAATGGCGGCACCAAAAAACTCCAAAAATAATATTGGAGCCGTCACATCTCATGTAGTCATCAGAGATGATTTCTTTTTTACAGATATTAGTGCCTCTATTAAAGGAGGCggcataaaaatataaaaaatatatatatattttttgtttaattgagaaaatacacatgaaaatataaaattttatatgggTGCCGCCTTGGAAAGTGACggcaccaaaaaaatatttttttatcctatatttttgtaataataaaataatgattgAACTATTTTTTGAATGATGCGCCGTACAAGTGGAGGCACCTATTCTtgctataaaaattaaatcatttttctaAATAATCTAATATTAagattattttcataatttttttaaaaaaattagggttatttatctaaaaaaaacCCCATAGGATTCTGACACTAATAGGTTGATTCTGTCCTATCATATTCAGAATCCTTCCTTGAATAAAGTCCAACTACTAACATTTGTATAATCTATACAGTTTATAGGCTTGTGTTTAACACCTTCTCCAAGACTCCAACTCCAAATTAATTGCAGGCAGAAGCTTTAATTCCAGTTTACAAAAATACAATTTAGAATTTCAATCTTCTGATTTACCCTAAAAGAGAACATAACAAGGTTTGAAACATATACAATTCATTAAAATCATGTTAAGAGACACATTGGATTTCTCCCCTGGGCACTGCGATATTTTTCACTGCAAACCTCATTCAACAAGCCGAAACCAGATGGTACTATTAAAGattgacaaaattaaataaatcaccCCCCATTTCACTAAGAAAAAACTACCACAGCATGGCTCTTCCTCCTTGGCACATAATCAATGTTGACCTTGATATCTTCATCAAAGTCACATGGCCTGTCTTCATCAATCCTCCCAATGCCAACACTATGACTTCTAGGCATCTTCAGAGACTGCCTGGCCTGTTGTCGTCGAACAAGGTCCAACTGAACCCTGTTGTTATTGTCTAAACTCCTCGTGGAAGCGGCCCTGATAAGTTCCCTCAAGTCATCATCGCCATTGCCCGATCTCGTTGTACTGACACTGTAGCTCCTTGGAAAAGTATTAAGCTGGCCAGTCGAGCACCCCATGACGGTTCCATAGCCTACCCTTTCCGAGTATTGCGTCAAGCTTTTTACATAGAATTCCCCGGCCTTTATCAGAAACCTAATGGGTGCCTTTAGATACCTGCTTAGTTTGCTTTCTTTGCTTCCCTTCTTGCTCATTTTGCTGTTaaaaaaaacagaacaaaaagagagaaaaagactaaGAAACAATGGATTTAAACTGTaagattgaagagaaaagagggtTGGTGTAGAAGGATTATAAAGGAAAAGATGGAGCACTACAATTACAGGGCAGGGGCCAATCTTTGAAATTGCATGAAATCTATTTTGCAGTTTCCAACGAATATGAAATATTATAAGGAGTTCATGGTATTTGTCAAGGTAAAGCGGAAGGTCTGTTTTCAGAATCCAATCAAGGTATAACAAGACAAAAGAGAAACTCCAACCTGAACTCTATGTCTCAAAAGCTTCAAGGATTCAAGTCAACAATTTCATTGCAATGTTGAACCATTTATCTCTCCTCATACTCAAATTTTGTCCATTATAAATTAGATCTAGTGAGTTTTCAAATGACATTGAATACTAACACAGGCTAACATGTGAGAAATAAAGTAAtagtattaatattaaattaaatctttggTACTACGCAGGCTGCTTAATTAGTTGTCAAGCAAGCACTAATTTAACTATCTTAGCTGGATAAACTTTAAATATTACTAGaaactttgatttaataatttgatacataaacatttctaatTCGTATTTgggtttatattaattttttaattaatttcatttttattaaataaaatttctatAAGCTAAATAATGGAATATCTCGAATTcactcttaaattttaatttttttattactgcAGTCAATCCTCTATataacttttcaattaattatCTACTCTTACACCATGTTTGCTTCAATGGAATTGCTATGCAATTACGTTCAAATTCTGAGATGGCCACCATTCAATTGTTTGGTTCAAATCATCCCACAAATTACGCAATCTTCATTCCCGCTCCATTCGTTAAAAACGTTGAATGGTTATTCAAAACTTAGCCCATGTAATGGTTATTCAGCAAATACAagaaataactttaaaatttttttcattccCAATGTACCCgtcaaaaaatcacaaatttacaAGCTTATATTTGGTAAAAACCTGGGACGTTATTCTTTCACTATTTTCTTCCAAACTTCACTTTTCATCTTTCTATCAAATTGAGGGAAAGGAAAACTCAGAACGTTGAATTCGTCTCCAGGTAAGCATCAATTTTCATGGGTAAGATTCAAGCTTCTTGAAAACTTAACAATATGGGTATTTGATACTTGATTTTGATTTgagattttgatttgtttttttcttaaactGTTCAAGAACTTGAAAACTGAAAAATATCAGTCTTTGATGCTTGGGTTTGATCtgaatttctaaaatttctttctcaattgaaattttaactttcttttactattttttggttttgtttttcccttttttttttggttcttcaaGTGTGGGGATGATTTATTGGGTTTCATTTCAAATGGTTAAttatctttttctattttgatgGATAATAGATTAAGGCCATCCAAATTTTCCTTCTTGATCGTTGTTTATAGCTTTGGTTGGTTTCTTGATTTCaatgaaactaaaattttaagctaattttatattgtttatcatcatattattttagtttttttaaggaGGAAGATAAAAGGGGTAAAGTCCTTTTTAGATATAAAGAAAGACGAAAAAATGGCAGAAGAGATTCATAGATTAGAAGAACAAAATTTTCTCATACAGTTTGTCATAGGTTGGATCTGAGGGACTTGCAACGGTGGTTATTTAtgttaaaatgaaaatgatacaAATTAATGTGATGGAAGAGTGAAGGGATTTTGACTTTGTAAGAACTGTCTGGTTGCCAAAATGACATTTCTCATTTTGGATGTCCTTTTAATAagatctttcattttttttaaataataatatcgaTTTTAACTTTATAATCATTTGctcttttcattcatttaattatttacttcAACTTTCAAAACAAACCTTGCATTTATAGCATGTCTTTATGAAGTGATATTaacattttctatgtttttttttgcCAATTTCATGTAGTGGAATCACACAGCCCACATTGAGTAAGAACTGCTATCATTTGCTTAACAAATCACCCCACACCAAGAAAATATCCATGTGATCCAAGTACACCAACAAAAGAACCACTCCAATAATTAGGGTGTCAGTTTTGCTATCTTATTTAGTTTGTTATGCTTACTGCACCTCCAAATGTATATGACTtctgtttttaaattattttttcttttagtgACCAACTTGGTTATGGCTTCATAATAGGCTTAAGACTTTATTCTCTATAGTCTAGAGGGATTAATGACTTGTATAGTTTTTTTATCACCTCCAGACATACCAACGTCTAGAGTACAAAATTTTGcataaaaaatatggaaaaatggtatccacaagtatacgggtcaggttgtaatatagttacaacggagtaggtgagtactccaaggatcgtacctAAAGGAGGCAagcattaaattaattctaactcGAACATAAATAGAACTAATCAATACTTTAATCACTTTATAGTATGAAGaatcaaaataaaagtttttaataaactatactaataataagaaataacaataaatttaaataaatgaaaagcaGAAATCAAATAAAGAAATATGTACCAAATCTGGACATGGGTGATTAGTTCGCTTTGGTAATTCTAATCAATTATTGTCTCGAgctttcttgttcaatcaactagatAATATCCCAGTAAGATCTCCTGATACGTCCACTGAAATACT is part of the Gossypium hirsutum isolate 1008001.06 chromosome D11, Gossypium_hirsutum_v2.1, whole genome shotgun sequence genome and encodes:
- the LOC107911386 gene encoding uncharacterized protein, with protein sequence MSKKGSKESKLSRYLKAPIRFLIKAGEFYVKSLTQYSERVGYGTVMGCSTGQLNTFPRSYSVSTTRSGNGDDDLRELIRAASTRSLDNNNRVQLDLVRRQQARQSLKMPRSHSVGIGRIDEDRPCDFDEDIKVNIDYVPRRKSHAVVVFS